A part of Microbulbifer salipaludis genomic DNA contains:
- a CDS encoding DUF3185 family protein, giving the protein MNKKIVGIVLIAIGVALGLWGYDVYDSASSQVVRAFSGDTPIEAWIGMVGGAICLLVGILKLK; this is encoded by the coding sequence ATGAATAAGAAAATTGTCGGAATCGTTCTGATCGCTATTGGGGTGGCCTTGGGGCTCTGGGGTTATGACGTTTATGATTCGGCGAGCTCGCAGGTTGTGCGTGCGTTTAGTGGTGATACACCAATCGAAGCTTGGATCGGCATGGTCGGTGGTGCGATCTGTCTGCTGGTGGGGATCTTGAAGCTCAAGTAA
- a CDS encoding DUF6678 family protein encodes MNTLPSSKSAPKRVDVEKIKKAVVHRNLVGLANDTKWNELINSVRARKDWQPSYRSKTVEGYVTGWDVEWYYHLPFPFVGVEWFDISLQSTQKEQDTSWVVDLVEDIGFEYEVREDILRIWGYGPKSFDEFGV; translated from the coding sequence ATGAATACGTTGCCAAGTTCAAAGTCTGCTCCCAAGAGAGTAGACGTTGAGAAGATTAAAAAAGCAGTTGTCCATCGAAACCTGGTGGGCTTAGCGAACGATACGAAGTGGAATGAATTAATTAATTCTGTTCGTGCGCGTAAGGACTGGCAGCCTTCCTACAGGTCGAAAACTGTCGAAGGATATGTAACGGGCTGGGATGTAGAGTGGTACTACCACCTTCCTTTCCCATTCGTTGGTGTGGAGTGGTTTGACATTAGCCTGCAATCCACTCAGAAAGAACAAGACACCTCATGGGTCGTTGATTTAGTCGAAGATATAGGCTTCGAATATGAGGTTAGGGAAGACATACTGCGGATTTGGGGATATGGTCCAAAGTCTTTTGATGAATTCGGAGTATGA
- a CDS encoding uroporphyrinogen-III C-methyltransferase → MSDKKAPPPATPDNSGDKKASDKDTDKGTAKDVPVVTRKAEPQSNFAKAAQTGGKSGSKPGEKPSPGSAKKPRPSAKKKRGWGWFWLLLIVLIAIAVAAWYLVPGVRQQVGQHLQALPVVGKHFSASASNPTQATRTTPKPDAAPTNLEGSPDTTSVREPQRDTGTADNDTGNTQSAPQPPVPEQPMLQPGEAPPTPPSSTSPVPPQDHSAQLIGELRQQLSQQNQQLSQQSQTIQQLQQQLAGLQRNVTAQGARLSQLGNASREDWKLAEADYLLRLANQRLMLEQDSRAALGLLKEVDTIVRRVDLPDLYGVRQQLARDITALKLVENVDREGLYLRLRALEEQMVKLNIQPQFDLAKRDAAAAQAQADNTDVGEEHFRSSWDNFVNFLKGSVRIRDGAVDPVLLSPQSETRFRQSLRLNMEQAELAVLRADDTVYKDSLNHARQLLLDYGVENPQREVILRELQELSEETIKTELPNLSASQSALRNYIERMHKVSSGQMDDDINGGDSQ, encoded by the coding sequence AAGATACGGACAAAGGTACGGCCAAAGATGTGCCGGTGGTGACCCGCAAAGCCGAACCCCAAAGCAACTTTGCCAAAGCTGCCCAGACCGGTGGCAAAAGCGGTAGCAAGCCAGGTGAGAAACCGTCGCCCGGCTCCGCCAAAAAGCCACGGCCCTCCGCCAAAAAGAAACGCGGCTGGGGCTGGTTCTGGCTGTTACTAATAGTTCTGATCGCCATCGCCGTGGCCGCGTGGTATCTGGTGCCCGGCGTGCGGCAGCAAGTGGGACAGCACCTGCAGGCGCTGCCGGTGGTGGGCAAACACTTCTCCGCAAGCGCGAGCAACCCGACCCAGGCGACGCGCACCACGCCGAAACCGGATGCCGCACCGACCAACCTGGAAGGCAGTCCGGACACCACCAGTGTGCGCGAACCCCAGCGCGACACGGGCACCGCCGACAACGACACAGGAAATACACAGAGTGCCCCGCAACCCCCGGTGCCGGAGCAGCCCATGCTGCAACCGGGCGAAGCGCCACCCACACCGCCCTCCAGCACTTCACCGGTCCCGCCTCAGGACCACAGCGCGCAACTGATCGGCGAACTGCGCCAGCAGTTGTCTCAACAGAATCAGCAGCTGTCGCAGCAGAGCCAGACCATCCAGCAGCTACAACAGCAACTGGCAGGCCTGCAACGCAACGTCACCGCGCAGGGCGCCCGCCTCAGCCAACTCGGAAACGCCAGCCGCGAGGACTGGAAGCTCGCCGAAGCGGACTACCTGCTGCGCCTCGCCAACCAGCGGCTGATGCTCGAACAGGACAGCCGCGCCGCGCTGGGCCTGCTGAAAGAAGTAGACACCATTGTGCGCCGGGTCGACCTGCCCGACCTTTACGGCGTACGCCAGCAGCTGGCCCGCGACATCACCGCGCTCAAACTGGTGGAGAACGTAGACCGGGAAGGGCTCTACCTGCGCCTGCGCGCGCTGGAAGAGCAGATGGTGAAACTCAACATCCAGCCCCAGTTCGACCTCGCCAAACGGGATGCGGCAGCGGCCCAGGCGCAGGCCGACAACACCGATGTGGGTGAAGAGCATTTCCGCTCCAGCTGGGACAACTTCGTTAATTTCCTCAAAGGATCGGTACGCATTCGCGACGGCGCCGTAGACCCGGTGCTGCTTTCACCGCAGAGTGAAACCCGCTTCCGCCAGAGCCTGCGACTGAATATGGAGCAGGCGGAACTGGCGGTGCTGCGCGCAGACGACACTGTATACAAAGACTCGCTCAACCATGCGCGACAGCTATTGCTCGACTACGGCGTGGAAAATCCGCAACGGGAAGTGATCCTGCGCGAGCTGCAAGAACTGAGTGAAGAAACAATCAAAACCGAGCTGCCCAACCTCAGCGCCTCGCAAAGCGCATTGCGCAATTACATCGAGCGCATGCACAAGGTTTCGTCCGGCCAAATGGATGACGACATCAACGGAGGCGACTCCCAGTGA
- a CDS encoding heme biosynthesis HemY N-terminal domain-containing protein, giving the protein MKRFLFFTLVLLLGGALLAEAMRSYPGYLLLTVGGDAGKRIEMNLWVAIGGLVLGMLALFLAIWLLRSLARAIEGSVSRIRFGRSRMARRRLTNGLVEYMEGNWARARRLLLKSAARSDAPIINYLAAARSAFELGYRDEANELLAKAEATGDDTQLAVAISQARMQLLDKHYEQCIASLQRAMHEEPNHPALLQLLRQAYYHIGEWHGLRELLPRLEKHGTMPESQLQQLELEVYQNLLREAANRNDREKLKEVWQSLNGRWQRNIELRNLYGETLHKVGDDVEAEKHLRWILNREWRGDTVRLYGHLTGADANQQLSVADGWQKEYGENADLLTCLGRLCLRNEIWGKARQYFEKSLLLRADPVTSAELARLLFALGEKEQAARLYEQGLLQAVSDLPKLPLPGQQTGMLSTKAS; this is encoded by the coding sequence GTGAAACGCTTCCTGTTCTTTACCCTGGTATTGCTACTGGGTGGCGCCCTGCTCGCAGAAGCCATGCGCTCCTACCCGGGCTACCTGTTACTCACGGTGGGCGGCGACGCCGGCAAACGTATTGAAATGAACCTGTGGGTCGCGATTGGTGGCCTGGTCCTGGGCATGCTTGCCCTGTTTCTCGCCATCTGGCTACTGCGCAGCCTCGCCCGAGCCATTGAAGGCAGTGTCAGCCGCATCCGCTTTGGCCGCAGCCGCATGGCACGCCGCCGCCTGACGAACGGCCTTGTCGAGTATATGGAGGGCAACTGGGCGCGCGCCCGGCGCCTGCTGCTGAAAAGTGCCGCGCGCTCGGATGCCCCCATCATCAATTACCTGGCCGCCGCGCGCAGCGCTTTTGAGCTCGGCTACCGGGATGAAGCCAACGAACTGCTGGCCAAGGCCGAAGCCACCGGCGACGACACCCAGCTGGCCGTGGCCATCAGCCAGGCCCGCATGCAGCTGCTCGACAAACATTACGAACAGTGTATTGCCAGCCTGCAGCGAGCCATGCACGAAGAGCCCAACCACCCGGCACTGCTGCAGTTACTGCGTCAGGCTTACTACCATATCGGCGAATGGCACGGCCTCCGCGAACTGCTGCCGCGACTGGAAAAGCACGGCACCATGCCAGAATCCCAGCTCCAGCAATTAGAACTCGAGGTTTATCAGAACCTGCTGCGCGAAGCGGCTAACCGTAACGATCGTGAAAAACTCAAGGAAGTCTGGCAGAGCCTCAACGGCCGCTGGCAGCGCAATATTGAACTGCGCAATCTTTACGGCGAAACCCTGCACAAGGTGGGAGACGATGTGGAGGCCGAAAAGCACCTGCGCTGGATTCTCAACCGCGAGTGGCGGGGAGACACTGTGCGCCTGTACGGTCACCTCACCGGTGCGGACGCCAACCAGCAACTCTCGGTCGCCGATGGCTGGCAAAAGGAGTACGGCGAAAATGCCGACCTGCTGACCTGCCTGGGCCGACTATGTCTGCGCAATGAAATCTGGGGCAAAGCGCGGCAGTATTTCGAAAAAAGCCTGCTGCTGCGTGCAGATCCCGTCACGTCTGCGGAGCTGGCCCGCCTGCTCTTCGCACTGGGCGAAAAGGAACAGGCCGCGCGCCTCTACGAACAGGGCCTGCTGCAAGCCGTTTCCGACCTACCGAAGCTGCCTCTACCCGGCCAACAGACAGGCATGCTCAGCACCAAAGCGTCCTGA
- a CDS encoding GNAT family N-acetyltransferase, producing the protein MNIQLLESDEELDKVARVLLQLRPKYDLDSLKTQIKLQRESGYNLAYVTCGHSVLSVAGFVVGQKLAWGKHVYVDDLVTDERHRSSGAGALLVDWIKQYAKEIGCSQVHLDSGVQRFQAHRFYLREKFNIESHHFSITGL; encoded by the coding sequence ATGAATATTCAATTGCTAGAGTCCGATGAGGAATTAGATAAGGTTGCTAGGGTTCTTCTGCAGCTTAGGCCGAAGTACGATCTGGATAGCCTTAAGACTCAAATCAAGTTACAGCGAGAGTCAGGCTACAACCTTGCGTATGTTACATGCGGTCACAGCGTTTTGAGCGTGGCAGGCTTTGTGGTCGGTCAGAAACTGGCTTGGGGCAAGCATGTCTATGTCGATGATCTCGTTACAGATGAGCGTCACAGGTCATCTGGGGCTGGCGCATTGCTGGTTGATTGGATAAAACAGTACGCGAAAGAAATTGGTTGTAGCCAAGTGCATCTTGACTCCGGGGTTCAAAGATTCCAGGCGCATCGCTTTTACTTGAGGGAAAAGTTCAATATTGAAAGCCATCATTTTTCCATAACAGGACTCTAG
- a CDS encoding VOC family protein has product MDLNQVTLPVVDMQAATEFYRKMGFLQIVDTDHYARFECPAGNATFSLSLSGAGFSNGSIIYFEHEDLDALVKELESKGIKFDEQPSDKPYLWREAILHDPSGNKIKLYWAGKNRLNPPWRVELGA; this is encoded by the coding sequence ATGGATTTGAATCAGGTAACACTTCCCGTAGTTGATATGCAGGCAGCGACGGAGTTCTATCGAAAAATGGGGTTCCTTCAGATTGTTGATACGGATCATTACGCCCGCTTTGAGTGCCCGGCTGGAAATGCAACATTCTCTCTTAGCCTTTCAGGGGCAGGGTTTTCGAATGGGAGCATTATTTACTTCGAGCACGAAGATCTTGACGCATTGGTAAAAGAGCTTGAATCGAAAGGGATCAAGTTCGATGAGCAACCCAGTGATAAACCGTACCTTTGGCGGGAGGCGATATTGCACGATCCATCCGGGAACAAGATTAAATTATATTGGGCGGGTAAAAATCGGTTGAACCCACCATGGCGCGTCGAGCTTGGTGCATAG
- a CDS encoding PLD nuclease N-terminal domain-containing protein, whose translation MEGVLGLLVLIADIYAIIKILQSSASGLKKLVWVLIVLLFPVIGFIAWFFFGPGGRA comes from the coding sequence ATGGAAGGCGTTCTGGGCTTACTGGTTCTGATTGCGGATATCTATGCCATCATCAAGATTCTGCAAAGTTCTGCAAGCGGCCTGAAAAAGCTGGTGTGGGTATTGATTGTGCTGCTCTTCCCGGTCATTGGCTTTATTGCCTGGTTTTTCTTTGGTCCGGGCGGCCGGGCTTGA